From the Carassius gibelio isolate Cgi1373 ecotype wild population from Czech Republic chromosome B25, carGib1.2-hapl.c, whole genome shotgun sequence genome, one window contains:
- the il17rel gene encoding putative interleukin-17 receptor E-like isoform X2 yields MKYLPLLPFLFLILQNHKIHSDRIETNQDCAWSCSEGLQCKPKAYSPLSAFHCRNQPVSSSVFNNVMLSNVLACEGRKCSLQLKITTSVNATGDIRGVSVCADSAGMIGHCQIYTFGHVGKGKATGKQVDVKFKCVPVRPGQLVFVTLKTIPNYCKATWTQRHLVPECSHEGIRDEISECITGKLAYTVDKAMNALTVKVTNAPEDTDYNLRLCHRRKVICAGEGAHMKIKPQHLQSSIMLHYSKPLPCLCIEGWPARVDARRVQVCPFKNNLEELWSGITFDFNKEELIWEPQCPVKVSVSLCHADGGKRCQDIGNVFHSEGQKVIFSSVDPHPTLCTKFTTEVGTWIKCPFAKGNFPVWTAKITSKDGQQWAEISTWVKASFSVSVCEMKPSSQCKRIEGNEFPNFSVYTPIHLCKACLEASIEGNSLVKVKLFTWFVPDDMRKKRVCSKETSKHQSSLV; encoded by the exons ATGAAATATCTTCCACTTCTTCCTTTTCTGTTCCTCATCCTCCAGAACCACAAGATCCACTCGGACAGGATTGAGACAAACCAGGATTGTGCTTGGAGTTGTTCTGAG GGTCTACAGTGTAAACCCAAAGCTTACT CTCCACTCTCAGCATTTCACTGCAGGAATCAGCCTGTTAGCAGCTCAGTGTTTAATAATGTGATGTTGTCTAATGTGTTGGCGTGTGAAGGGAGAAAATGTTCCCTCCAGCTTAAAATCACAACATCAGTGAATGCTACTG GTGATATTCGTGGAGTCTCAGTGTGTGCCGACTCTGCGGGGATGATAGGACATTGCCAGATTTACACCTTTGGCCATGTTGGCAAAGGAAAAGCCACAGGGAAACAG GTTGATGTGAAGTTTAAATGTGTTCCTGTTAGACCTGGACAGCTTGTGTTTGTGACACTCAAAACCATTCCCAACTACTGTAAGGCCACGTGGACACAAAGACACCTTGTTCCTG AATGCAGTCATGAAGGTATCAGAGATGAAATTTCAGAGTGCATCA CTGGGAAGCTGGCATACACTGTGGATAAAGCCATGAATGCATTAACAGTGAAAGTGACTAATGCTCCAGAGGACACAGACTACAATCTCCGGCTCTGCCATAGACGTAAGGTCATCTGTGCCGGGGAAGGGGCTCATATGAAG atAAAGCCACAACATCTACAGAGTAGCATAATGCTTCATTATTCCAAACCATTACCCTGTTTGTGCATCGAG GGCTGGCCTGCCAGAGTAGATGCAAGGAGAGTTCAGGTGTGCCCATTCAAAAACA ATTTAGAAGAACTGTGGTCTGGGATAACCTTTGACTTCAATAAGGAAGAGCTGATATGGGAGCCGCAGTGTCCAGTCAAAGTGTCAGTTTCTCTGTGCCATGCTGATGGAGGGAAACGCTGTCAAGACATCGGAAATGTTTTCCATTCAGAGGGGCAAAAA GTGATATTCTCTTCCGTGGATCCACACCCAACGCTTTGCACGAag tttaCCACTGAAGTGGGGACATGGATAAAGTGTCCTTTTGCAAAAGGAAATTTCCCAG TCTGGACAGCAAAGATTACATCCAAAGATGGTCAGCAGTGGGCAGAGATTTCAACATGGGTCAAAGCCAGCTTCTCCGTTTCTGTCTGTGAGATGAAACCCTCCTCTCAGTGTAAACGAATCGAGGGAAACGAGTTCCCAAACTTTTCTGTG TACACTCCTATTCATCTTTGTAAAGCATGCCTTGAGGCCTCCATTGAAGGCAATTCTCTTGTCAAAGTAAAACTTTTCACCTGGTTTGTACCTGATGACATGAGAAAGAAAAGGGTCTGTTCTAAGGAAACCTCAAAGCACCAAAGCAGTCTTGTTTGA
- the il17rel gene encoding putative interleukin-17 receptor E-like isoform X1: MKYLPLLPFLFLILQNHKIHSDRIETNQDCAWSCSEGLQCKPKAYSPLSAFHCRNQPVSSSVFNNVMLSNVLACEGRKCSLQLKITTSVNATGDIRGVSVCADSAGMIGHCQIYTFGHVGKGKATGKQVDVKFKCVPVRPGQLVFVTLKTIPNYCKATWTQRHLVPECSHEGIRDEISECITGKLAYTVDKAMNALTVKVTNAPEDTDYNLRLCHRRKVICAGEGAHMKIKPQHLQSSIMLHYSKPLPCLCIEGWPARVDARRVQVCPFKNNLEELWSGITFDFNKEELIWEPQCPVKVSVSLCHADGGKRCQDIGNVFHSEGQKVIFSSVDPHPTLCTKFTTEVGTWIKCPFAKGNFPVWTAKITSKDGQQWAEISTWVKASFSVSVCEMKPSSQCKRIEGNEFPNFSVDKMKHTVFNLSKSSCEVCVCIQVQRVDVRFSVPVLQCDLQCSNWCRDPERSQDIEKILLPAVIFLTVILAAVLFGRMTLKDGDKKRTPWRKLTCLRMNQ; the protein is encoded by the exons ATGAAATATCTTCCACTTCTTCCTTTTCTGTTCCTCATCCTCCAGAACCACAAGATCCACTCGGACAGGATTGAGACAAACCAGGATTGTGCTTGGAGTTGTTCTGAG GGTCTACAGTGTAAACCCAAAGCTTACT CTCCACTCTCAGCATTTCACTGCAGGAATCAGCCTGTTAGCAGCTCAGTGTTTAATAATGTGATGTTGTCTAATGTGTTGGCGTGTGAAGGGAGAAAATGTTCCCTCCAGCTTAAAATCACAACATCAGTGAATGCTACTG GTGATATTCGTGGAGTCTCAGTGTGTGCCGACTCTGCGGGGATGATAGGACATTGCCAGATTTACACCTTTGGCCATGTTGGCAAAGGAAAAGCCACAGGGAAACAG GTTGATGTGAAGTTTAAATGTGTTCCTGTTAGACCTGGACAGCTTGTGTTTGTGACACTCAAAACCATTCCCAACTACTGTAAGGCCACGTGGACACAAAGACACCTTGTTCCTG AATGCAGTCATGAAGGTATCAGAGATGAAATTTCAGAGTGCATCA CTGGGAAGCTGGCATACACTGTGGATAAAGCCATGAATGCATTAACAGTGAAAGTGACTAATGCTCCAGAGGACACAGACTACAATCTCCGGCTCTGCCATAGACGTAAGGTCATCTGTGCCGGGGAAGGGGCTCATATGAAG atAAAGCCACAACATCTACAGAGTAGCATAATGCTTCATTATTCCAAACCATTACCCTGTTTGTGCATCGAG GGCTGGCCTGCCAGAGTAGATGCAAGGAGAGTTCAGGTGTGCCCATTCAAAAACA ATTTAGAAGAACTGTGGTCTGGGATAACCTTTGACTTCAATAAGGAAGAGCTGATATGGGAGCCGCAGTGTCCAGTCAAAGTGTCAGTTTCTCTGTGCCATGCTGATGGAGGGAAACGCTGTCAAGACATCGGAAATGTTTTCCATTCAGAGGGGCAAAAA GTGATATTCTCTTCCGTGGATCCACACCCAACGCTTTGCACGAag tttaCCACTGAAGTGGGGACATGGATAAAGTGTCCTTTTGCAAAAGGAAATTTCCCAG TCTGGACAGCAAAGATTACATCCAAAGATGGTCAGCAGTGGGCAGAGATTTCAACATGGGTCAAAGCCAGCTTCTCCGTTTCTGTCTGTGAGATGAAACCCTCCTCTCAGTGTAAACGAATCGAGGGAAACGAGTTCCCAAACTTTTCTGTG GACAAAATGAAGCACACAGTTTTCAACTTGTCTAAAAGTTCGTGCGAAGTTTGTGTCTGCATCCAG GTCCAGAGGGTAGATGTGCGCTTTTCAGTCCCTGTGCTTCAATGTGACTTGCAGTGTT CaaattggtgccgtgacccagaGAGAAGTCAGGACATTGAGAAGATTTTATTGCCTGCTGTCATATTTCTGACCGTGATCCTGGCAGCTGTCTTGTTTGGTAGAATGACTTTAAAAG ATGGGGACAAGAAGAGAACACCATGGAGGAAACTCACATGTTTGAGGATG AATCAGTGA